A region from the Terriglobales bacterium genome encodes:
- a CDS encoding glycine C-acetyltransferase: protein MAITSTRPQLSYLTDQLNELKNKGTYFKLRVLEDEQEPVCTFDGKKVINLASNNYLGLTTHPKLREAALEATRKYGVGSGAVRTIAGTMKIHMELEEKIARFKNVEACVVFQSGFAANAGTVSAILGKEDFIISDELNHASIIDGARLSRAKILVFRHKDAAHAEEQLASIKDQPGRKLLITDGVFSMDGDIGPLPALCDLAEKYGAIMMVDDAHASGVLGRNGRGTIDHFNVHGRVDVQVGTLSKAVGALGGYVCGSRDLIEFLYHRARPFLFSTSHPPSVAATCIAAFEVLEEEPERIEKLWENTRFFKKELGRLGFNIGGVNTPASETPITPIIVGEGRLAMEFSRELFKEGVLGTGIAFPTVPEGKARIRTIMSATHTREQLEKALETLQRVGMRMGIVA from the coding sequence ATGGCCATCACCTCCACTCGCCCGCAACTCTCTTATCTCACCGACCAACTCAACGAACTCAAGAACAAAGGGACCTACTTCAAGCTGCGCGTGCTGGAAGACGAGCAGGAGCCGGTCTGTACCTTTGACGGCAAGAAGGTCATCAATCTTGCATCGAACAATTATCTTGGCCTGACCACGCATCCCAAGCTGCGCGAAGCAGCGCTGGAGGCCACGCGCAAATACGGCGTAGGTTCGGGCGCGGTGCGCACTATTGCCGGCACCATGAAGATCCACATGGAGCTGGAAGAGAAAATTGCCCGCTTCAAGAATGTGGAAGCTTGCGTGGTTTTTCAATCGGGATTCGCCGCCAATGCCGGCACGGTCTCGGCGATTTTGGGCAAAGAAGATTTCATCATCTCTGATGAACTTAACCATGCCAGCATCATTGATGGGGCGCGGCTCTCACGCGCCAAGATCCTGGTCTTTCGCCACAAGGACGCGGCACACGCGGAAGAGCAGTTGGCTTCTATCAAAGATCAGCCGGGACGCAAGCTGCTTATCACCGACGGCGTCTTTTCCATGGATGGCGACATCGGCCCGCTGCCTGCACTCTGCGATCTGGCGGAAAAGTACGGCGCCATCATGATGGTGGATGACGCCCATGCTTCAGGCGTCCTGGGGCGCAATGGCCGTGGGACGATTGACCACTTCAATGTGCATGGCCGCGTGGACGTGCAAGTAGGCACGCTCTCCAAGGCCGTCGGCGCACTCGGCGGATATGTATGCGGCTCGCGTGATCTGATCGAATTTCTTTATCACCGCGCCCGGCCATTCCTGTTTTCGACATCGCATCCGCCTTCCGTGGCCGCCACCTGCATCGCGGCCTTCGAGGTTTTGGAAGAAGAGCCCGAGCGCATTGAAAAGCTTTGGGAGAACACCCGCTTCTTCAAAAAAGAATTAGGCCGTCTGGGCTTCAACATCGGCGGTGTGAATACTCCCGCCAGCGAAACTCCGATAACGCCGATCATCGTAGGCGAAGGCCGCCTGGCCATGGAGTTTAGCCGTGAACTGTTCAAAGAAGGCGTGCTGGGCACCGGCATTGCTTTTCCCACCGTGCCCGAGGGCAAAGCCCGCATCCGTACCATCATGAGCGCGACCCACACGCGCGAGCAGTTGGAAAAAGCGCTGGAGACGTTGCAGCGCGTGGGCATGAGGATGGGAATTGTTGCCTAG